From one Hoplias malabaricus isolate fHopMal1 unplaced genomic scaffold, fHopMal1.hap1 scaffold_454, whole genome shotgun sequence genomic stretch:
- the LOC136682343 gene encoding DDB1- and CUL4-associated factor 5-like, which translates to YILSGSDDFNLYMWKIPKDPEAGGPGRVVNGAFMVLKGHRSIVNQVRFNPHTYMICSSGVEKVIKVWSPYQQPDSVGDLEGRVEDKSRSLYTHEEYISLVLNSGSGLSHDYVSQSMQEDPRMMAFFDSLVRREIEGWSSDSDSDLSEGAILQLHARGRRSSRTSRDGGSATPAPQANAPSGHHTDSEHSSSSSLAGPDVSGNEQLDPDGSGTQRRRVAGPRASAFLLDLVNEDSDSSGFWLDPVPRPRSPSPRERVSSLSSHTSSVGHASTSSSSPSSSSSSSSSSSEGEEAELRRSSMRQRNAARRRRHSEFSGQDSVHSLQGATDYSSYPKISIHDPSSSSSSSGDDSQPVRSADKERGQGFMSSPTPSSDQKAEPRVRFQGFSPFLGHDLQHMERSETRMGWREELEEGKSSDDDGKVQKKMMLNDKAFAHVDNLVDSTLPGCSGAGAGAGAEQAGPRSQKRTRLTSGEEEEEPPLEKKFKT; encoded by the exons TATATCCTCTCTGGCTCGGATGATTTTAATCTCTACATGTGGAAAATCCCAAAGGACCCAGAAGCAG ggGGTCCTGGTCGAGTGGTGAATGGGGCATTTATGGTGCTCAAGGGTCATCGCTCTATTGTGAATCAGGTTCGCTTCAACCCCCACACATACATGATCTGCTCTTCTGGAGTTGAGAAGGTCATAAAG GTTTGGAGTCCTTACCAGCAGCCAGACAGTGTTGGTGATTTGGAAGGTCGTGTCGAGGATAAATCCCGCTCTCTTTACACACACGAGGAGTACATAAGCCTGGTGCTGAACAGTGGCAGTGGGCTTTCACATGATTATGTTAGCCAGTCAATGCAGGAAGACCCGCGGATGATGGCGTTTTTCGACTCGCTCGTACGTCGTGAGATCGAAGGCTGGAGCTCAGACTCGGACAGTGACCTGAGCGAAGGTGCCATTCTGCAACTCCATGCTAGAGGGCGCCGTTCATCTCGCACAAGCCGAGATGGAGGCTCTGCTACTCCAGCACCACAGGCTAATGCGCCTAGTGGTCACCATACCGACTCTGAGCACTCATCCTCATCGTCTCTAGCTGGACCCGATGTGTCTGGGAATGAGCAACTGGACCCAGATGGGTCAGGCACACAGAGGAGAAGGGTGGCGGGGCCACGTGCATCCGCCTTCCTACTAGACCTCGTTAATGAAGATTCGGACTCCAGCGGATTTTGGCTGGACCCAGTGCCACGTCCACGTTCACCCAGCCCTCGCGAAAGGGTCTCCAGCCTATCTAGCCATACCTCCTCTGTGGGCCATGCCTCCACTTCAAGCTCCTCACCCAGTTCCTCCTCTTCTAGCTCATCCTCCAGTAGTGAGGGAGAGGAGGCGGAGTTGCGGAGAAGTAGCATGCGCCAGCGAAATGCAGCCAGAAGGAGGCGTCACTCAGAGTTCTCTGGTCAAGACTCCGTCCACTCCTTGCAGGGTGCCACAGATTACAGCAGCTACCCGAAAATTTCCATCCATGATCCTTCATCGTCATCATCTTCCTCAGGAGACGATAGCCAGCCAGTAAGGAGCGCAGATAAAGAAAGGGGGCAAGGCTTCATGTCTAGTCCCACCCCTTCCTCAGACCAGAAGGCAGAGCCTCGCGTTAGGTTCCAAGGCTTTTCGCCTTTTCTGGGCCATGACctgcagcacatggagaggtcTGAAACGAGGATGGGCTGGAGGGAGGAGCTAGAGGAGGGGAAAAGTAGTGATGATGATGgaaaagtgcaaaaaaaaatgatgCTAAATGATAAAGCATTTGCTCATGTTGATAACCTTGTAGACTCAACTCTCCCTGGTTGTTCTGGGGCAGGGGCAGGGGCAGGGGCAGAGCAAGCAGGACCTCGAAGCCAGAAACGGACACGTTTGACATctggagaggaagaggaagagccTCCATTAGAGAAGAAATTTAAGACATGA